Proteins from a genomic interval of Nautilia sp. PV-1:
- a CDS encoding alpha/beta hydrolase, protein MRKNILSSIFFALFLIGCGYNIPSVEQRKETLNRLSSSQHLTKKVYSTGIFKIFTVSSDLSACAGKKADVYIEGDGLSWITSDTVSPNPTPINPTAFKLFLQDYHKCKIYMARPCQYTDDPKCSVKYWTGYRFSPEVIASFNRALESIKSKYKLHGYRLFGYSGGGAVAALLAVKRKDISLLVTVCGNLDIKKWAENEYITPLRGSLNPADFSDKLQYVKQFHLIGGDDRIIQKSVFESYLSRFKNKKNIKYEIFKDFNHHCCWVKQWKKILKDIDEREKNQF, encoded by the coding sequence ATGCGGAAAAATATATTATCAAGTATATTTTTTGCGCTTTTTTTAATAGGATGCGGTTACAATATTCCCAGTGTTGAACAAAGGAAAGAAACCCTTAACAGGCTTTCCTCTTCACAGCACCTTACAAAAAAGGTTTATTCAACAGGTATATTTAAAATTTTTACAGTAAGCAGTGATCTTAGCGCATGCGCAGGTAAAAAAGCGGATGTGTATATTGAAGGAGATGGTCTTTCTTGGATTACTTCAGATACCGTCTCACCGAACCCCACACCCATAAATCCTACCGCGTTTAAACTTTTTTTGCAGGATTACCACAAATGTAAAATTTACATGGCCCGTCCGTGTCAGTATACAGATGATCCGAAATGCAGTGTGAAATACTGGACTGGTTACAGGTTTTCACCTGAGGTTATTGCAAGTTTCAACAGGGCTCTTGAGAGTATAAAATCCAAATATAAACTTCATGGATACCGTTTGTTCGGATATTCAGGAGGAGGCGCGGTTGCGGCTTTACTTGCGGTAAAAAGAAAGGATATTTCACTGCTTGTAACCGTTTGTGGTAATTTGGATATTAAAAAATGGGCTGAAAACGAGTATATCACACCGTTAAGGGGGTCCTTGAATCCGGCTGATTTTTCTGATAAGCTTCAATATGTAAAACAGTTTCATTTAATCGGCGGAGACGACAGGATTATTCAAAAAAGTGTATTTGAATCATATCTCAGCAGGTTTAAAAATAAAAAAAACATTAAATATGAAATATTTAAAGATTTTAATCATCACTGCTGTTGGGTAAAACAGTGGAAAAAAATTTTAAAGGATATAGATGAACGAGAGAAAAATCAGTTTTAA
- the prfA gene encoding peptide chain release factor 1, with the protein MLLDKLKPFVNKYNDINQMLSSPEITQDIKRMTKLSREARSLEPIVEKAKEYESIIQTIEEAKMMLDDPEMAELAKEELKEAEEKLPKLEEEIKILLLPKDPNDDKNIFLEIRAGTGGDEAALFVGDLVKAYLRYADNKGWKVEIVSESKSDMGGYKEIILLIKGESVYSRLKYEGGTHRVQRIPATESQGRIHTSAVTVAVMPEVDDVDIELDPKDIKIEVMRAGGAGGQHVNKTESAVRMTHIPTGITVSMQDERSQQRNKEKAMQILKARVFEKLENERLAAIGEARKSQVGSGDRSERIRTYNYPQNRITDHRIGLTLYRLEQIMSEGLFDEIIDPLIAYYQAEALKEAGL; encoded by the coding sequence ATGCTGCTTGATAAATTAAAACCGTTCGTAAACAAATATAACGATATAAATCAAATGTTAAGTTCTCCGGAAATTACACAGGATATTAAAAGAATGACAAAACTTTCGCGTGAGGCCAGAAGTCTAGAACCGATTGTAGAAAAAGCTAAAGAGTATGAAAGTATAATCCAGACAATAGAAGAAGCAAAAATGATGCTTGACGATCCTGAAATGGCCGAACTGGCAAAAGAGGAATTAAAAGAAGCAGAAGAAAAACTTCCTAAACTTGAAGAAGAAATAAAAATACTGCTTCTTCCGAAAGATCCAAACGACGATAAAAATATTTTCCTTGAAATAAGAGCCGGAACGGGAGGTGACGAAGCCGCACTGTTTGTAGGAGATTTGGTAAAAGCATATCTGCGCTACGCCGATAATAAAGGATGGAAAGTAGAAATAGTCAGCGAAAGCAAAAGTGATATGGGAGGATATAAAGAAATTATTCTTTTAATCAAAGGTGAAAGCGTTTATTCCAGACTTAAATACGAAGGCGGCACACACAGGGTTCAAAGAATTCCTGCAACAGAATCACAGGGCAGAATACACACTTCTGCCGTTACGGTGGCAGTAATGCCAGAAGTTGACGATGTTGATATAGAACTGGACCCTAAAGATATTAAAATAGAAGTAATGCGTGCCGGAGGAGCCGGAGGACAGCACGTAAACAAAACGGAAAGTGCGGTAAGAATGACTCATATACCGACAGGTATCACTGTATCAATGCAGGATGAAAGAAGTCAGCAGAGAAACAAAGAAAAAGCAATGCAAATATTAAAAGCCAGAGTTTTTGAAAAACTTGAAAACGAAAGACTTGCGGCAATAGGGGAAGCACGTAAAAGCCAGGTGGGAAGCGGTGACAGGAGTGAAAGGATCAGAACATACAACTACCCTCAAAACAGAATAACGGACCACAGAATCGGCCTGACACTGTACAGACTCGAACAAATTATGAGCGAAGGGCTTTTTGATGAAATTATAGATCCTCTTATTGCATATTATCAGGCCGAGGCACTGAAAGAGGCAGGCCTTTAA
- the glmM gene encoding phosphoglucosamine mutase: MKLFGTDGVRGKAGEVITPFLAMKLAMAFGESMEKKTGKILVGKDTRRSGYMIENALVSGLTAIGYDVIQIGPMPTPAIAFLTEDMRCDGGIMISASHNPYYDNGIKFFDSEGNKLSTDSEEKIEKRYFENNFDLKTEKDIGKSKRIDDVIGRYIVHIKSSFPKHVNLNGMRIVLDTANGAAYKVAPTIFTELGADVITINDEPDGFNINQNAGAMHPEYLAKKVLEYRADIGFALDGDADRLVVVDERGEVVDGDKLLGSLAYYLHKSGKLKNNGVAVTVMSNGALEDFLSGYGIKVYRSAVGDKYVLEVMKEKGLNFGGEQSGHIIFSDYAKTGDGLVSALKAVAYLIESGKKASEAFDLFELYPQVQDNINVSTKTPIKQIEGAEEILKSVESEGYRHLVRYSGTENKLRLLIEGENEKKAKELLVKLKEFFKSRLS; the protein is encoded by the coding sequence ATGAAACTTTTTGGAACTGATGGTGTAAGAGGCAAGGCGGGGGAGGTGATAACTCCTTTTTTAGCAATGAAGCTTGCAATGGCTTTTGGGGAAAGTATGGAGAAGAAAACGGGGAAGATTTTAGTCGGAAAAGATACCAGAAGAAGCGGATATATGATAGAAAACGCCCTTGTAAGCGGACTTACAGCAATAGGGTATGATGTGATACAAATAGGTCCTATGCCTACACCGGCTATAGCTTTTTTAACGGAAGATATGAGATGCGACGGCGGAATAATGATAAGCGCATCGCATAATCCTTATTATGACAACGGAATAAAATTTTTTGACAGTGAAGGAAATAAACTTTCTACGGATAGTGAAGAAAAAATAGAAAAAAGGTATTTTGAAAATAATTTTGATTTAAAAACGGAAAAAGATATTGGAAAAAGTAAAAGAATTGACGACGTAATAGGAAGGTATATCGTTCATATAAAATCATCGTTTCCAAAACATGTGAATTTAAACGGAATGAGGATAGTTCTTGATACAGCAAACGGTGCGGCGTATAAAGTGGCGCCTACTATTTTTACAGAACTAGGTGCCGATGTTATCACCATTAACGATGAGCCTGACGGGTTTAACATAAATCAGAATGCGGGAGCAATGCATCCGGAATATTTGGCTAAAAAAGTGCTTGAATACAGGGCTGACATCGGGTTTGCCCTTGACGGAGATGCAGACAGGCTTGTAGTTGTGGATGAGAGAGGAGAGGTTGTAGACGGAGACAAACTTTTAGGCTCTTTGGCATATTACCTTCATAAAAGTGGCAAATTAAAAAACAACGGTGTAGCGGTAACGGTTATGAGTAACGGCGCGCTTGAAGATTTTTTAAGCGGCTACGGCATAAAGGTATACAGAAGCGCCGTAGGGGATAAATATGTCTTGGAAGTTATGAAAGAAAAAGGACTGAATTTCGGAGGAGAACAGTCAGGCCATATAATATTCAGCGATTATGCAAAAACAGGTGACGGGCTTGTGAGTGCTCTTAAGGCTGTTGCATATCTTATTGAAAGCGGTAAAAAAGCCAGTGAGGCATTTGATCTGTTTGAACTTTACCCTCAGGTACAGGATAATATTAACGTTTCTACAAAGACTCCTATTAAACAAATAGAAGGTGCTGAGGAAATCCTGAAATCGGTTGAGAGTGAAGGGTACAGACATCTAGTAAGATATTCAGGTACGGAAAATAAACTAAGACTGCTGATAGAAGGTGAAAACGAAAAAAAAGCAAAAGAACTGCTGGTTAAATTAAAAGAATTTTTTAAAAGCAGGCTTTCATAA
- the lspA gene encoding signal peptidase II — MGNGELRIEKKLAVKFLSAFFLIFIIDQLIKYVFLQGFEFNSRCISLVLTFNKGVAFSMFAFLGAYLKYIQLILIGVLIYVFYKEKLIFTHPVISGILFAAALSNLSDRFIRGGVVDYVYWHCGFDFAIFNFADVCIDFSIIMFAYYYFFGKIPKKVA; from the coding sequence ATGGGGAATGGAGAATTGAGAATTGAGAAAAAGTTAGCGGTTAAGTTTTTAAGTGCGTTTTTTTTAATATTTATTATAGACCAATTGATAAAATATGTTTTTTTACAAGGTTTTGAATTTAACAGCAGGTGCATTTCTTTAGTTCTTACGTTTAATAAAGGTGTGGCTTTTTCCATGTTTGCTTTTTTGGGCGCATATTTAAAATATATTCAGCTGATTTTAATAGGAGTGCTTATTTATGTGTTTTATAAAGAAAAGCTTATTTTCACTCATCCTGTAATAAGCGGTATACTGTTTGCAGCAGCTTTATCCAATCTTTCTGACAGATTTATAAGAGGCGGTGTTGTTGATTATGTATACTGGCACTGCGGATTTGATTTTGCAATATTTAATTTTGCTGATGTTTGTATAGATTTTTCAATAATTATGTTTGCTTATTATTACTTTTTTGGTAAAATTCCAAAGAAGGTCGCGTAG
- the rpsT gene encoding 30S ribosomal protein S20 translates to MANVKSAEKRIRQTRKRTERNRYYRTRIKTITKNVETAVAEGNYEAALNAWKVANKKFQSFINKGILKKNTARRKISRLHNLVKSIEPSA, encoded by the coding sequence ATGGCAAACGTTAAATCTGCTGAGAAAAGAATCAGACAAACAAGAAAAAGAACAGAGAGAAATAGATACTACAGAACAAGAATCAAAACAATCACTAAGAATGTTGAAACTGCGGTAGCTGAAGGAAATTACGAAGCTGCATTAAATGCATGGAAAGTAGCAAACAAAAAATTCCAAAGCTTTATCAACAAAGGGATTTTAAAGAAAAACACAGCAAGAAGAAAAATTTCTAGACTTCATAATTTAGTAAAATCAATCGAACCGTCAGCATAA
- a CDS encoding TIGR03032 family protein — protein MNERKISFNYSVNLIDILKQLKRTIVISTYQTGKIIMISEKDGDLEIKYINLPRPMGMYGNGVKLWAGLGHSIWEFHNFDKIKKYSKNDACYLPLNIHYTGDIDIHEMEAYENKLYFINTKFSCLCEYDPTCSFKPIWKPKFITDLQPTDKCHLNGLCIKDGEPRYVTTLGSSDEPLGWRKNKAKGGLLIDIKTDKVLAKGLSMPHSPRWHQEKLWFLESGKGTLSYINLKSKRITKVIEVPGFTRGLHFLGNLAFIGVSKVRESATFSGLPITKLPKRVCGVWLVDTASKKIISFFEFTEGVDEIFSVSVLPHAHVDIYDANNEYSHVNYLINPEYADMVKMPQTEIELAAPHFDKGNELYNMNKKEEAIEEFKKALKIQPDFLPATFNIAISLGDLGRFEEAEKILMDVIEKDASIAEAYNSLGYVYYKMGDYKRAKENFEKALELNPKYEQPKNALIVLEKELKEKQEEKESNKDTKN, from the coding sequence ATGAACGAGAGAAAAATCAGTTTTAATTATTCAGTTAATTTAATAGATATATTAAAACAGTTAAAAAGAACTATTGTAATTAGTACTTATCAGACCGGTAAAATCATTATGATCTCCGAAAAAGACGGGGATCTTGAGATTAAATACATAAATCTGCCGCGTCCGATGGGTATGTATGGCAACGGTGTAAAACTATGGGCGGGCCTTGGTCATTCGATATGGGAATTTCATAATTTCGACAAAATAAAAAAATATTCAAAAAATGATGCATGTTATCTGCCTCTTAACATACATTATACAGGCGATATAGACATACATGAAATGGAAGCGTATGAAAACAAACTTTATTTTATAAATACAAAATTTTCATGTCTGTGCGAATATGATCCCACCTGCAGTTTCAAACCGATCTGGAAACCTAAATTTATCACCGATTTACAGCCTACCGATAAATGCCATTTAAACGGGCTGTGTATAAAAGACGGAGAACCGAGATATGTAACTACATTAGGTTCAAGTGACGAACCTTTGGGATGGAGGAAAAATAAAGCGAAGGGCGGTTTGTTAATTGATATCAAAACCGATAAAGTTTTGGCAAAAGGTCTTTCCATGCCTCATTCTCCGAGATGGCATCAGGAAAAACTTTGGTTTTTGGAATCAGGAAAAGGGACACTTTCATATATTAACCTTAAAAGTAAAAGAATAACAAAGGTAATTGAAGTGCCTGGTTTTACAAGAGGACTGCATTTTCTGGGTAATTTAGCTTTTATCGGTGTTTCAAAAGTAAGAGAAAGCGCCACTTTCAGCGGCCTGCCGATAACAAAACTGCCAAAAAGGGTCTGTGGTGTATGGCTTGTAGATACTGCGAGCAAAAAAATTATTTCGTTTTTTGAATTTACAGAAGGTGTGGATGAGATTTTTTCGGTTTCCGTGCTGCCGCATGCACATGTTGATATATATGATGCGAACAACGAATATTCACATGTGAATTATCTTATTAATCCGGAATATGCGGACATGGTAAAAATGCCCCAGACTGAAATAGAACTTGCAGCTCCTCATTTTGACAAGGGTAACGAATTGTATAACATGAATAAAAAAGAAGAGGCTATTGAAGAATTTAAAAAAGCTCTGAAAATACAGCCTGATTTCCTTCCAGCAACTTTTAATATAGCTATATCGCTCGGTGATTTGGGCAGATTTGAAGAAGCTGAAAAAATACTTATGGATGTGATTGAAAAAGACGCTTCAATAGCGGAAGCATACAATTCGCTCGGTTATGTGTATTATAAAATGGGTGATTACAAAAGGGCTAAAGAAAATTTTGAAAAAGCACTGGAATTAAATCCTAAATACGAACAGCCTAAAAACGCACTGATTGTTTTAGAAAAAGAATTAAAAGAAAAACAGGAAGAAAAAGAAAGCAATAAAGACACTAAAAATTAA